The following proteins come from a genomic window of Flavobacteriaceae bacterium MAR_2010_188:
- a CDS encoding anthranilate synthase component 1, with protein MKSFQLKTHYKKILADTLTPVSIYLKIRDTYPNSILLESSDYRANDNSFSYICFNPIASIKIKDEKISQSFPDGSHQESKIEAKTKVIDAVQDFTKMFKTSSEDTFKFINNGIFGYMSYDAVRYFEDVSVSKKPGHLNIPDIYYSIYQNIIAINHFKNEAYIFAHCYDSKNNIEEILQLIQARNYAMFNFHSVGETESNLTDEEYKEQVELAKKHCGRGDVFQLVLSRKFSKDFKGDDFNVYRALRSINPSPYLFYFDYGDFKIFGSSPEAQLIVNKGKAEIHPIAGTFKRTGNDEKDGILAKKLSEDEKENSEHVMLVDLARNDLSRHGSEVKVENYREVQYFSHVIHLVSKVTGKVNPDTNTMQIVADTFPAGTLSGAPKHRAMQLIEKYEKTSRDFYGGAIGFMDFEGNFNHAIMIRTFLSKNHKLHWQAGAGLVSKSDPEDELQEVFNKLGALTKAIELAEEI; from the coding sequence ATGAAAAGCTTTCAACTTAAGACCCACTATAAAAAAATACTTGCTGATACCTTAACCCCGGTCAGTATTTATTTAAAGATTAGAGATACCTATCCAAACAGTATTTTATTGGAGAGTAGTGATTATAGGGCTAACGACAATAGTTTTTCTTATATCTGCTTTAATCCGATCGCTTCAATAAAAATTAAGGATGAAAAGATTTCGCAAAGTTTCCCAGACGGTTCTCATCAAGAATCAAAAATTGAAGCTAAGACCAAGGTCATCGATGCAGTTCAAGATTTTACCAAAATGTTCAAGACTAGTTCTGAAGACACATTTAAGTTCATCAATAATGGGATTTTTGGATATATGAGCTACGATGCGGTAAGGTATTTTGAAGACGTTTCCGTTTCAAAAAAACCGGGGCATTTAAATATTCCAGATATCTATTATTCCATCTACCAGAATATTATAGCTATCAATCATTTTAAAAATGAAGCATATATTTTCGCTCACTGTTATGACTCTAAAAATAATATTGAAGAAATCCTGCAATTAATTCAGGCCAGGAATTATGCGATGTTCAATTTTCATTCGGTTGGCGAGACGGAATCCAATCTTACGGATGAAGAATACAAGGAGCAAGTAGAATTGGCTAAGAAACATTGTGGTCGCGGCGATGTGTTTCAGTTAGTGCTCTCAAGGAAATTCAGTAAAGATTTTAAAGGAGATGATTTTAATGTGTATCGCGCCCTCAGAAGCATAAACCCATCGCCTTATCTTTTCTATTTTGATTACGGAGACTTTAAGATTTTTGGAAGTTCTCCCGAGGCACAATTAATCGTAAATAAAGGAAAGGCAGAAATTCATCCAATAGCAGGAACATTTAAACGTACCGGCAATGATGAAAAGGACGGAATTTTAGCCAAAAAACTTTCTGAAGACGAAAAGGAAAACAGCGAGCACGTAATGCTAGTGGATTTGGCGCGTAATGACTTAAGCAGACATGGTAGCGAAGTGAAAGTCGAAAATTATAGAGAAGTTCAATACTTCTCTCACGTAATACATTTGGTAAGCAAGGTGACCGGCAAGGTTAATCCTGACACCAATACCATGCAGATTGTGGCTGATACTTTCCCAGCGGGCACGTTAAGCGGCGCTCCAAAACATAGAGCGATGCAGTTGATAGAAAAATATGAAAAGACTAGCCGTGATTTTTACGGCGGAGCAATCGGTTTCATGGATTTTGAAGGGAATTTTAATCATGCCATCATGATTAGAACCTTTTTGAGCAAGAACCATAAATTACATTGGCAAGCGGGAGCGGGATTGGTATCAAAATCGGACCCGGAAGACGAATTACAAGAAGTATTTAATAAGCTAGGAGCATTAACCAAAGCCATAGAATTAGCAGAGGAGATATAG
- a CDS encoding penicillin-binding protein 1A, whose product MTLFLNNIWLRRFLIAIGLFVAGIWFFWTSVYLGVWGALPSKEELSNIKQAEASLIFDANSELLGKFFIFDRQIVAFEELPKNLINALVATEDARFYQHSGVDYKSFFRVFFKSLLLQDESSGGGSTISQQLVKNLYGRKELGPLTLPVSKVKEMMIAKRVENVYSKEEILALYFNTVPFSDNTFGIESAARKFYNTTASQLTLAQCATLVGTLKASHSYNPRLYPERSQLRRDIVLQQMEKYGYIDEKIQHGANNNLIEIDYQYFDNDEGIAPYFREKLRLDVGKLLDTLSKPDGSKYDLYKDGLKIYTTLDNKLQEYAEKAMKEHMQKLQAQFEKAYGKNAPWISGDIFKKHLESNAQYKALLAKGLDEKDIMASLENKSEMHLFAWEGDNIEMTSTVDSLRHYLKFLNTGFIAIEPQTGAIKSYIGGIDYEHYKYDHVSMSKRQVGSTFKPFVYTAAIESGMPPCTYFAVKPVMYSDKGDWMPTNSSKIENEDQLNYSLEKALSNSVNTIAVKVLKQVRIEPVIALTRRMGITSDIPKVPSIALGTAELSLLELATAYTGFANKSVSPDAYFVNRIEDKKGNIIFEYKPKRVKPAFSETTRQVMVEMMKATINSGTATRIRNTYGLPNDMAGKTGTTQDNRDGWFVGITPKLVMATWVGHDDHRIGFKSTYIGQGANSALPMVALFLKEVNKDPAFNEISNAKFPRPSADVVASLDCDPEYEDGFFRRLFSNDEPDRKFQKKERKKKGFFGFLKKKDN is encoded by the coding sequence ATGACATTATTTTTAAATAATATTTGGCTCAGAAGATTTCTTATCGCTATCGGTCTTTTCGTAGCAGGAATCTGGTTCTTCTGGACGTCGGTCTATCTTGGTGTGTGGGGGGCTTTACCTTCTAAGGAAGAATTGAGCAACATTAAGCAGGCTGAGGCCAGTCTAATATTCGATGCTAATTCAGAACTTTTAGGAAAATTCTTCATATTCGATCGTCAGATAGTTGCCTTTGAAGAGCTTCCAAAAAATCTTATTAATGCACTCGTTGCGACAGAAGATGCCCGATTCTACCAACATAGTGGTGTGGATTACAAGAGTTTTTTCAGGGTATTTTTTAAGTCACTTCTACTTCAAGACGAATCGAGCGGTGGTGGAAGTACCATCAGTCAACAATTGGTAAAAAATCTTTATGGTCGTAAAGAGCTCGGTCCATTGACGTTGCCAGTGAGCAAGGTTAAAGAAATGATGATTGCCAAGAGGGTTGAAAATGTTTACTCCAAAGAAGAAATTCTGGCACTCTACTTCAATACCGTTCCTTTTAGCGATAATACATTTGGTATCGAAAGTGCGGCCAGAAAATTTTATAATACTACCGCAAGTCAACTTACCCTTGCCCAATGCGCAACTTTGGTCGGTACTCTAAAGGCATCCCATAGTTATAATCCTAGACTTTATCCTGAGCGGTCTCAATTGCGGCGCGACATCGTTTTGCAGCAAATGGAAAAGTATGGATATATAGATGAAAAGATTCAGCATGGTGCAAATAATAACCTGATTGAAATCGATTACCAGTATTTTGATAATGATGAAGGAATTGCTCCCTACTTCCGGGAAAAACTCAGACTCGACGTAGGTAAATTGCTTGATACTTTAAGCAAGCCAGACGGTTCTAAATACGATTTGTATAAAGATGGGTTGAAGATTTATACCACTTTAGACAATAAGCTTCAAGAATATGCCGAGAAAGCCATGAAGGAGCACATGCAAAAACTTCAGGCTCAATTTGAAAAAGCTTACGGTAAAAATGCTCCTTGGATATCGGGAGATATTTTTAAAAAGCATCTGGAAAGCAACGCCCAATATAAAGCATTACTGGCAAAAGGTTTAGACGAAAAGGACATTATGGCGTCTTTAGAAAATAAATCGGAAATGCACTTATTTGCTTGGGAAGGAGATAATATAGAAATGACGTCTACTGTAGATAGTCTTCGTCACTATTTAAAATTCCTTAACACTGGTTTTATAGCAATTGAACCTCAAACAGGAGCGATAAAATCCTATATCGGTGGTATCGATTACGAGCATTATAAGTATGATCACGTATCGATGAGCAAAAGACAGGTAGGTTCTACATTTAAGCCATTCGTATACACGGCTGCAATAGAATCTGGTATGCCGCCTTGTACCTATTTTGCGGTTAAACCGGTGATGTATTCTGATAAGGGCGACTGGATGCCGACCAACAGCTCCAAGATTGAAAATGAGGACCAGCTTAATTATTCCTTAGAAAAAGCACTTAGTAATTCTGTAAATACCATTGCGGTTAAAGTTTTAAAACAGGTTAGGATAGAACCTGTGATTGCACTGACGAGACGAATGGGTATTACATCAGATATTCCTAAGGTGCCATCCATCGCTCTAGGTACTGCAGAATTGTCGTTACTGGAGCTGGCCACCGCTTACACCGGATTCGCCAATAAATCGGTATCCCCAGATGCATATTTCGTAAACAGAATTGAAGATAAAAAGGGAAATATCATTTTTGAATATAAACCGAAACGTGTTAAACCAGCTTTTAGTGAAACCACTAGACAAGTAATGGTAGAGATGATGAAAGCTACCATTAATTCTGGAACGGCGACCAGAATTCGAAACACTTACGGTTTGCCTAACGATATGGCAGGTAAAACTGGGACCACCCAAGATAATCGTGATGGTTGGTTTGTCGGGATTACGCCCAAATTAGTTATGGCAACTTGGGTAGGACATGACGACCATAGGATAGGATTTAAGAGCACCTACATTGGTCAAGGGGCAAATTCTGCTTTACCAATGGTAGCGCTGTTTTTAAAAGAAGTTAACAAGGATCCTGCGTTTAATGAAATCTCAAATGCTAAGTTCCCTAGGCCGAGTGCCGATGTTGTAGCTTCTTTAGATTGCGACCCAGAATATGAAGATGGCTTTTTTAGGAGGTTGTTTTCTAATGACGAGCCAGATAGAAAGTTTCAAAAGAAAGAAAGGAAGAAAAAAGGGTTTTTCGGATTTTTAAAGAAAAAGGATAACTAA
- a CDS encoding Rhodanese-related sulfurtransferase produces the protein MKNIYFILLVALLGFASCQEPKVNEVTIVSPEEVQTLLDMEDVQLVDVRTSKEYTAENIPGAQNIDFNSPTFDEDILKLDKSRPVILYCQKGGSSSKCAAKLKDAGFIKVYDLDGGITKWKFRGMDMKRKS, from the coding sequence ATGAAAAATATCTATTTTATTCTGCTCGTTGCTCTTCTTGGATTTGCTTCTTGTCAAGAACCCAAAGTAAATGAAGTAACAATCGTTTCACCAGAAGAAGTACAAACGCTGTTAGACATGGAAGATGTTCAATTGGTAGATGTAAGAACTTCTAAGGAGTATACTGCAGAGAACATTCCTGGGGCTCAAAATATCGATTTTAATTCACCGACTTTTGATGAAGATATCCTTAAACTCGATAAATCTCGCCCCGTTATTTTATATTGTCAAAAAGGAGGAAGTAGTTCTAAATGTGCTGCAAAACTTAAGGATGCTGGCTTTATAAAAGTCTACGATTTAGACGGTGGTATCACCAAATGGAAGTTTAGAGGAATGGACATGAAGAGAAAATCCTAA
- a CDS encoding gliding motility-associated C-terminal domain-containing protein, with the protein MRQFCLLLILSFSFLECIAQTCPILTSPIENATNVSVDASIRWESIEGVTGYLVSVGTSSGGGEIVDNQQVGSSNSIKPSTGLPENTRIYVTITLFFFNQPNIPCETQSFTTENVTIVPECTSMISPLNGANNVNVAANIRWQYANKAKSYRITVGLSPGGSEILNNFDVGNVLSYNPPSDLPADTKIYVRITPYNENGNASGCPEESFTIGPVAQLPGCTTLISPLDGAINVPLSPFVEWEAVPGATGYNVSIGKTPDENDILDGGNFSRNSTFVFNFESNNVYFIRIIPFNAAGLAIDCPQYSFSTVLGCGPFYGDDGELVTINPVLEFPEFVGICSEQPQTLSTDFVAAGYRWYKVGQFEDELISEEREITIDQVGTYLLEAYNYTYSGDIECPTLKQFEVLESDPPTIDEVEVLENELGLKITVTVKGNGQYEYALDPAGPFQSENVFLSADIDTEAVYVRDVGGCGVVEYRIQFTNNNQGFPKFFTPNGDGYNDTWQYRTKGSDDFALLVIYIFDRYGKLLKSLSPNSRGWDGEISGQPLPTSDYWYKAITTDRQIFSGHFALKR; encoded by the coding sequence ATGCGACAATTTTGTTTGCTACTTATTCTATCCTTCTCATTCTTAGAATGTATAGCGCAAACATGTCCGATTTTAACAAGTCCTATCGAAAATGCTACGAACGTATCTGTAGATGCCAGCATTAGATGGGAGTCTATTGAAGGTGTTACTGGTTATTTGGTTTCAGTAGGAACAAGTAGTGGAGGAGGTGAGATTGTCGATAATCAGCAGGTGGGTAGCAGCAATTCTATTAAACCTAGTACAGGATTACCAGAAAACACCAGAATTTATGTCACTATCACCTTGTTTTTCTTTAATCAACCAAATATCCCTTGCGAGACCCAATCCTTTACTACAGAAAATGTGACGATTGTGCCAGAATGTACATCGATGATAAGTCCTCTTAATGGTGCCAACAATGTAAATGTCGCCGCGAATATTAGGTGGCAATATGCAAATAAGGCCAAAAGTTATAGAATTACTGTTGGGCTCAGTCCGGGGGGTTCAGAAATCTTGAATAATTTTGATGTGGGAAATGTTCTTTCCTATAATCCGCCTAGCGATTTGCCAGCGGACACTAAGATTTATGTACGCATAACTCCATATAACGAAAATGGAAATGCAAGCGGCTGCCCCGAAGAATCTTTTACCATTGGTCCGGTCGCGCAATTACCAGGCTGTACTACCTTAATTTCACCTTTAGATGGAGCTATTAATGTTCCTCTTTCTCCGTTTGTGGAATGGGAAGCTGTTCCTGGAGCTACGGGTTACAATGTTTCTATTGGGAAAACCCCAGATGAAAATGATATTCTCGATGGTGGTAATTTTTCTAGGAATTCTACTTTTGTGTTTAATTTTGAAAGTAATAATGTTTACTTCATCAGAATTATTCCTTTTAATGCAGCGGGACTGGCGATCGACTGTCCTCAATATAGTTTTTCTACGGTTCTTGGATGCGGTCCGTTTTACGGCGATGACGGCGAACTCGTGACCATAAACCCAGTGTTAGAATTCCCTGAATTTGTTGGAATCTGTTCTGAGCAACCACAGACCCTTTCTACCGATTTTGTAGCAGCAGGTTATAGATGGTATAAGGTCGGACAATTTGAAGATGAATTGATTTCTGAAGAGAGGGAAATCACTATTGACCAAGTTGGAACATATCTGCTAGAAGCTTACAACTACACTTATAGCGGAGATATTGAATGCCCTACTTTAAAACAATTTGAAGTATTAGAATCCGACCCACCAACAATAGACGAAGTTGAGGTGTTAGAAAATGAATTGGGCCTCAAGATTACCGTCACTGTTAAGGGTAATGGACAATATGAATACGCTCTGGACCCCGCAGGTCCTTTTCAATCTGAAAATGTTTTTCTAAGTGCCGATATAGATACTGAGGCAGTTTACGTAAGAGATGTTGGTGGTTGTGGAGTTGTGGAATATCGAATTCAATTTACCAATAATAACCAGGGATTTCCGAAGTTTTTCACCCCAAATGGAGACGGGTATAATGATACCTGGCAATATAGAACCAAAGGCAGTGATGATTTTGCCCTGTTAGTGATTTATATTTTTGACCGGTATGGTAAATTACTAAAATCCTTGAGCCCTAATTCTCGGGGGTGGGACGGTGAGATTTCCGGTCAACCATTGCCCACTTCAGATTATTGGTACAAAGCAATAACCACTGATAGACAAATTTTCTCTGGTCATTTCGCCTTAAAAAGATAA
- a CDS encoding Rhodanese-related sulfurtransferase, translating into MADLTQDEWIEQLNDDGNAVILDVRTEDEMEAGFIPGALNIDIYKGQEFLDELEKLDKSKNYYVYCRSGARSAQACALMNQSNFENAYNLKGGFMEWEGEVVFPE; encoded by the coding sequence ATGGCAGATTTAACTCAAGATGAGTGGATTGAACAATTAAACGATGATGGCAATGCCGTTATTCTCGATGTTCGGACAGAAGATGAAATGGAAGCAGGGTTTATTCCTGGTGCTTTAAATATTGATATTTATAAGGGTCAAGAATTTTTAGACGAACTGGAAAAGTTGGATAAATCCAAAAATTACTACGTGTATTGTAGATCCGGAGCCCGAAGTGCCCAGGCTTGTGCTTTAATGAACCAAAGTAATTTTGAGAATGCCTATAATTTAAAAGGAGGATTTATGGAGTGGGAAGGCGAAGTGGTTTTTCCTGAGTAA
- a CDS encoding transcriptional regulator, MarR family: MKDLEEILKMKSTLALHKKTVLNIAYTYSVQKDEISSMLKEHDLSIEQFNVLRILRGQKGNPANLQDVQSRMVNKMSNTTRLIDKLLKKDLVKRSVCLENRRKVEIFITEDGLNLLKVVDPKIEDAEENLVSNLTQEELTELNMLLTKLRN; this comes from the coding sequence ATGAAAGATTTGGAGGAAATATTAAAGATGAAATCAACCTTGGCGCTGCACAAAAAAACAGTATTGAACATCGCCTATACGTATTCTGTGCAAAAGGATGAAATCTCTTCGATGCTAAAGGAACACGATCTTTCTATTGAGCAATTTAACGTTCTTAGAATTTTACGAGGACAAAAAGGGAATCCAGCAAACCTTCAAGATGTACAATCAAGAATGGTAAACAAGATGAGCAACACCACCAGATTAATCGACAAGCTGTTAAAAAAGGATTTGGTTAAACGATCTGTATGTCTCGAAAATAGACGTAAGGTCGAAATTTTTATCACTGAAGATGGGCTTAATCTTTTAAAGGTTGTTGATCCAAAGATTGAAGATGCCGAAGAAAATTTAGTTTCCAACTTGACCCAAGAAGAACTAACTGAATTAAACATGCTTCTTACCAAACTAAGAAATTAA
- a CDS encoding Thiol-disulfide isomerase or thioredoxin: protein MKYQVFIVLFMFCLFSCKNDNEQVAAATETSAESDNSELTVEDIELEIVDFEGLRKYLEVEDDKTYVMNFWATWCAPCVKELPHFERLNDETSDDDVEVILVSLDFPSKYESNLKPYIIKKNLNSKLIALDDADSNSWIPKISEDWSGAIPATLIYNKSKKQFYEGSFTFEELQDAVKPYLK, encoded by the coding sequence ATGAAATATCAAGTATTTATAGTCCTTTTCATGTTCTGCCTATTTAGTTGTAAGAACGATAATGAGCAGGTAGCGGCAGCAACCGAAACCTCTGCGGAATCGGATAATAGCGAGTTGACTGTTGAAGATATTGAACTTGAAATCGTAGATTTTGAAGGTTTAAGAAAGTATTTGGAAGTTGAAGATGATAAGACCTACGTTATGAATTTCTGGGCTACTTGGTGTGCCCCATGCGTCAAGGAACTTCCACATTTTGAAAGATTGAATGATGAAACATCGGACGATGATGTTGAGGTAATTTTGGTGAGTCTCGATTTTCCTTCTAAATATGAAAGTAATCTGAAACCCTATATTATTAAGAAGAATTTAAATAGTAAACTTATAGCGTTAGACGACGCGGATTCTAATTCTTGGATTCCTAAAATCAGTGAAGATTGGTCTGGCGCGATTCCTGCTACCCTTATTTATAACAAATCAAAAAAACAATTTTATGAAGGATCTTTCACTTTTGAAGAACTTCAAGATGCAGTTAAACCATATCTAAAATAA
- a CDS encoding Polyisoprenoid-binding protein YceI, which yields MNLSNLKAASVVIVAMSIMSVSEKTEKTVDVEKSNVSWKAYKVTGEHEGTIKLKSGTLDFENNDLAGGTFVIDMSSISVTDLEGDMKGKLDGHLKSADFFGVEEHPESSLVITNVSGSGETLQVTADLTIKGITEPITFPMTVKENKATAELKIDRANYDVRYGSNSFFDDLKDKAIYDEFDLKVDLTY from the coding sequence ATGAATTTATCAAATTTAAAAGCGGCATCGGTAGTAATAGTAGCGATGTCCATTATGTCTGTTTCTGAAAAGACAGAAAAAACAGTTGATGTAGAAAAAAGTAACGTTAGCTGGAAAGCTTATAAAGTTACCGGAGAACATGAAGGTACCATCAAACTAAAGAGCGGTACTCTAGATTTCGAAAATAACGACTTAGCAGGCGGAACATTTGTTATCGATATGTCTTCAATATCAGTAACAGATCTAGAAGGAGATATGAAAGGAAAATTAGACGGTCACTTAAAATCTGCTGACTTCTTTGGTGTAGAAGAACATCCTGAATCTAGCTTAGTAATCACGAATGTTTCTGGTTCTGGCGAAACTTTACAAGTTACTGCTGACCTTACAATAAAAGGAATTACTGAACCAATTACTTTTCCGATGACAGTTAAAGAGAATAAAGCAACTGCAGAATTAAAAATAGACAGAGCGAATTACGATGTTAGATATGGCTCTAACAGTTTCTTCGATGATCTAAAGGATAAAGCCATCTATGATGAATTTGACCTTAAAGTAGATTTGACCTACTAA
- a CDS encoding AhpC/TSA family protein has translation MKQLIILSATLAFTMITAFYNPKVDPGYDIGDLATDFKLENVDGKMVSLSDYKDAKGYIVIITCNTCPYAQAYEDRIIALDKKYKSQGYPVIAIMPNNTDAKPGDNLSAMKKRSAAKGFGFPYLIDKEQTIYPQYGATKTPHVFVLQKTTKGNEVKYIGAIDDNYKDAAAVTTKYVESAVNSLLSGKEIKETKTRAIGCSIKA, from the coding sequence ATGAAACAATTAATAATCCTATCAGCGACGCTAGCTTTTACCATGATCACCGCCTTCTACAATCCCAAAGTCGACCCGGGCTACGACATTGGTGATTTAGCAACTGACTTTAAATTAGAAAACGTAGATGGCAAAATGGTTTCTTTGAGTGACTATAAAGATGCTAAAGGCTATATAGTAATCATTACCTGTAACACTTGCCCTTATGCACAAGCGTACGAAGACAGAATCATTGCCTTAGATAAAAAATATAAGTCTCAAGGTTATCCTGTAATTGCCATCATGCCGAATAACACCGATGCAAAACCAGGGGACAATTTATCTGCTATGAAAAAAAGGTCGGCAGCAAAGGGATTTGGTTTTCCATATCTTATCGATAAGGAACAAACAATCTATCCTCAATATGGTGCTACCAAAACTCCTCATGTTTTTGTTCTTCAAAAGACTACCAAAGGAAATGAGGTTAAATATATTGGAGCAATTGATGACAACTATAAGGACGCAGCAGCAGTCACTACTAAATACGTAGAAAGCGCGGTTAATTCATTGTTAAGTGGAAAAGAAATTAAGGAGACCAAAACTAGAGCGATAGGATGCTCAATCAAGGCCTAA
- a CDS encoding thiol:disulfide interchange protein DsbD produces the protein MNKLIFICFTFLLISVSTFSQIYDPVNWDTSIEKISKDEYILISTATIEEGWHLYSQNVPDGGPIPTTFSFSQNEEIKLVDATLEEAGKTVDDPVFNMEIKFFENRAVFKQRIKLLDRKTKKIDAEVEFMVCDDEKCLPPNVVELHFNLEGDAASETNNNLFNSPPSAIVEPITWETQIEKLSDGEYKVTYIAEIEVGWHLYSQIEVDGIGPLPTEFTYLNSEENYELKGETSEPDIAPVYDEVFEMDIKFFSDRAEFVQLINLTNKKAEFITSEVNYMVCDDEKCVPGSEQFKIYFTGEAEVGLTGSLDEHSRKMSEKLDLEVSGWDKFEQETVEEKSSFVIFFLGFAGGLIALLTPCVFPMIPLTVSFFTKSASNTKKGVANSVMYGFFIFVIYALLSLPFHLIDSLDPEILNNISTNVTLNIIFFVVFVAFAFSFFGYYELTLPSSWSNALDTKANNIGGLIGIFLMALTLAIVSFSCTGPILGTLLGSSLTADGGATQLTLGMSGFGLALALPFTLFAMFPRWLNSLPKSGGWLNTVKVVLGFIELALALKFLSNADLVEHWGILKREIFLGLWILIGIGLALYLFGKIKFPHDSPIQKLSKGRIGVGVLTIAFVVYLIPGLTNTEAANLKLLSGFPPPLFYSLYDKESECPLGLNCYKDFDEGLEAAKRENKPIMLDFTGWACVNCRKMEEQVWSKTKVYDVLMNDYIIISLYVDDRKDLEADNQFEYLKQNGNIKKIRSIGDKWATLQTINFKNNSQPYYVLLNHDMELLNRTAPYTPNVDKYYEWLELGLANFRK, from the coding sequence ATGAACAAATTGATATTCATTTGTTTCACTTTTCTATTAATTTCAGTTTCAACATTTTCCCAAATCTACGATCCGGTTAATTGGGATACTTCCATAGAGAAGATTTCTAAAGATGAATATATCTTAATTTCAACAGCCACTATTGAAGAAGGTTGGCATTTGTATTCCCAGAATGTACCAGATGGCGGACCGATACCCACAACATTTTCATTCTCACAAAATGAAGAAATCAAATTAGTTGATGCCACCCTAGAAGAAGCTGGGAAAACTGTAGATGACCCGGTGTTCAATATGGAAATCAAGTTTTTTGAAAACAGAGCCGTTTTTAAACAACGCATAAAATTGTTGGACCGGAAGACAAAAAAAATAGATGCTGAAGTAGAATTTATGGTGTGTGATGATGAAAAATGTTTGCCACCAAACGTCGTAGAACTTCATTTTAATCTCGAGGGAGATGCTGCTTCGGAAACAAATAATAATTTATTTAATTCGCCACCATCCGCTATTGTGGAGCCCATTACTTGGGAAACCCAAATTGAAAAGCTTTCTGATGGTGAATATAAGGTCACCTATATCGCCGAGATTGAAGTAGGATGGCATTTGTATTCTCAAATAGAAGTCGACGGAATTGGTCCATTGCCTACTGAGTTCACTTATTTAAATAGTGAAGAAAATTACGAATTAAAAGGTGAAACTTCAGAGCCAGATATAGCTCCGGTTTACGATGAAGTTTTTGAGATGGATATCAAATTCTTTAGCGACCGGGCAGAGTTTGTTCAACTTATAAATTTGACGAATAAGAAGGCAGAATTCATCACCTCGGAGGTCAATTATATGGTCTGTGATGATGAAAAATGCGTTCCGGGTAGTGAGCAATTCAAGATATATTTTACGGGTGAAGCTGAAGTTGGACTAACTGGTTCTTTAGACGAGCATTCCAGAAAAATGTCCGAAAAGCTGGATTTAGAAGTCAGCGGCTGGGATAAATTTGAACAAGAAACTGTAGAGGAAAAAAGTAGTTTCGTGATATTCTTTCTTGGATTTGCTGGCGGTTTAATCGCGCTACTTACACCTTGTGTATTCCCAATGATTCCACTTACGGTTTCATTTTTTACCAAAAGTGCTTCTAACACTAAAAAAGGTGTCGCAAACTCGGTTATGTATGGCTTTTTCATTTTTGTAATCTACGCATTGCTAAGTCTTCCATTTCATTTAATCGATTCTCTAGATCCAGAAATACTCAATAACATTTCGACCAACGTGACTCTTAACATCATCTTTTTTGTGGTGTTTGTAGCATTCGCGTTTTCGTTCTTCGGTTATTATGAACTCACTTTGCCTTCATCTTGGAGTAACGCGTTAGATACTAAAGCGAACAATATTGGCGGTTTAATAGGAATCTTTTTAATGGCTTTAACCTTAGCCATCGTATCATTTTCTTGTACTGGACCAATTTTAGGAACTTTATTAGGAAGTTCTTTAACCGCAGATGGCGGAGCAACCCAATTAACTTTGGGAATGTCTGGTTTTGGTTTAGCACTTGCCTTACCATTTACCTTGTTTGCAATGTTCCCAAGATGGTTAAATTCCCTACCAAAATCTGGAGGTTGGTTAAACACGGTCAAGGTGGTTTTAGGTTTTATAGAATTGGCTTTAGCTTTAAAATTTCTGTCGAATGCAGATTTGGTGGAACACTGGGGAATCTTAAAACGTGAAATCTTCTTAGGATTATGGATATTGATCGGCATTGGTCTTGCACTTTATTTGTTTGGAAAAATTAAATTCCCGCACGATAGTCCAATTCAAAAATTGAGCAAAGGGAGAATCGGAGTTGGAGTCTTGACTATCGCGTTTGTCGTTTATTTAATTCCAGGACTTACGAACACTGAAGCTGCAAATCTAAAGTTGCTCAGCGGATTTCCGCCGCCTTTGTTTTATAGTTTATACGATAAGGAGTCAGAGTGTCCTTTAGGCCTAAATTGTTATAAAGATTTTGATGAAGGTCTAGAAGCTGCCAAACGTGAGAACAAACCCATTATGTTAGATTTTACTGGCTGGGCTTGCGTTAATTGTCGTAAAATGGAAGAACAGGTCTGGAGTAAAACAAAAGTTTACGATGTTCTGATGAACGATTATATCATTATTTCGCTTTATGTAGATGACCGAAAGGATTTGGAAGCAGATAATCAATTTGAATACCTAAAGCAGAATGGTAATATCAAAAAGATTAGGTCAATTGGAGATAAATGGGCGACTTTGCAAACTATTAATTTCAAGAATAATTCCCAACCTTATTATGTGCTCTTGAATCATGATATGGAACTTCTAAATCGAACCGCTCCCTACACGCCGAACGTAGATAAATACTACGAATGGTTAGAGCTGGGACTTGCGAATTTCAGAAAATAA